The Gemmatimonadota bacterium genome includes the window CACGGCGGATCCAACCTCAACGGCAGCGGCTCCTCGAACTGGTACGACGGCGCGGCCCTGGCCCGCCGAGGCGTGGTGGTCGTGTCGGTCAACTACCGCTTGGGCGTGTTCGGGTTCTTGGCCCACCCCGCGCTGGCAGCGGAATCGCCTCAGGGTGCGGCCGGCAACTATGGCCTGATGGACCAGCTCGAGGCGCTTCGGTGGGTCAAGCGGAACATCCGCTCGTTCGGTGGCGATCCGTCGCGGGTTACGGTGTTCGGGGAATCGGCCGGCTCGATCGACATCATGCACTTGATGGCGTCCCCCCAGGCGAAGGGGTTGTTCCACCGGGCCATTGCCCAAAGCGGGGCTCCGATGGCCCCGATGCTCGACCTGAAGACGAGCGGCGGATTCGGGGTGGCCCTCGCCAAACTGGTCGGGGCCGACACCGCTCAGGATCAACTGGCCGCGTTACGGGCCAAACCGGCGGCCGATCTCCTCACCGCCCAGGACCGGATGTTTGCCGGCGGCATGTTGGTGGGTCCGAACGTCGACGGATCGGTGTTGCCTGACATGACCGCCCGGATCTTCGAGCGAGGCGAGCAACTCAAGGTGCCGCTCCTGGCCGGCACCAACGCGCTCGAGATGACGACGCTCCGGATCTACTTGCCCCGGTTCGAGCGCACCGCGGAAGGCTATCGCAAATGGGTGACCCAGACGGCCGGCGCGGGCGCGGAAAAAGTGCTCGAACTCTTTCCGGCGTCGACCGCGGCGGAGATTGAGAGCGCGAGTCTCGAACTCTCGACCCACATGCTGTTCACTTGCCCGACCCGGATCGCGGCCCGGGCGATGACCAAGGCCGGCCAGAAGACCTTTATGTACCAGTTTACCCGGGTGGCGCCCGGTGGCGACAAACTCGGGGCCTTCCATGCGGCCGAGATCAGCTACGTTTTCGGGAATCGGTTGGCGTGGTTCCCGCGCGACCAAACCGACGAGGCTTTAAGCGCGGTGATGGGTGACTATTGGATCCGGTTCGCGACGACCGGCAATCCGAACGGCGGCACCGGCCCGACGTGGCCGGCCCATGGCGGTGGCCGGGAGGAATATCTCGAACTCGGAAACCAGGTCACCCCACGGGCCGACCTGAAGCGGGACGTCTGTGATGCCCTGGAGCCGGCCATGCGGTCGGGGTGGGCAAAGCCGACTTCCTAAGAAGTCCATCTACCGGTCAGTCGGGACGCCGCGAAAAAGTGCGTGGACATCGATGCGGAGTTCCCGGCCTCCGGGCGACCGCCAAACCAGGTTGGCGTCGTGCGGCGTGTCCTTAGCGGCGCTGGGCCGGGACACGCAAATCTGCTTGGCGTTGATATCGACCAGCCAGCCTTCCCGGACCCCCATCTCGAGGTAGGCGTCACGCTTGTACTCCCGATCGTAGATTCGCGACCCAGCTCCCGAGACCTCGATGGCGAGCCATTGCTCCGGCACGTCGTCCCATTTCGCGCTGGAGCCTGGGCGACCGGCTCACGAAGAGGACCCCGTCGAGTAGTTCGTACCGATTGCCGTCGTCGGGGAATTCGTCCAGTTCGTCGACGGTATAGCGACGGACGGGTAATGGATATGGCCATAATTTGGGGACTCGGCGTGACAGATGGCAACTCGGCATCCCCCACGATGCCGACCTTCGAGGCTTTCCCGGTAACCCGAATTGTGCGACCCGGGGCGAAAAAGCGTGGGCCTGTCACCCCCGGCTACGGCTGCAACTTCCGCCGGAAAAAATCGACGGTGGCGGAACCGACGGTCAGAAAATTCGCGTGCCGCATGAAATGATGGGTGTCATCCACGATGACTAGCGTCTCCATCGGCACCCCCTTGGCATCGAGCCGCCGCACTAAATCGGTACTCTGGCTGAACCGGACGTTCCGGTCGTCGTCGGCGTGGATGATCAGCACCGGCGAGGTCCACGTCTTGACTGACGAAACCGGTGAGGAGGCCCACGCCACCGCGCTGGCTCGATCGGCGTCCGGCGCTCGCTCGTAGCGGTCGGGGTACAAGAGGTTCCGGGTCCGCTCGACGGTCTGATCGTGCACCCCGTGAATGTCGACCCCGGCCGCGAAGAGCCGCGAGTCGCGGCCCAAGGCCAGGGCAACCAGATACCCGCCGTAGGAGCCGCCGTAGATCCCGATCCGTTTGGGGTCGACATTCGGCTGCCGCGCCAACCACTCGGCGGCCGCTTTGACGTCGATGTACTCCGAGGCCCCGGCCGCCCCGGCCCGGGCGGGCCGATGGAACTCGAAGCCATAGCCGATGCCGAGCCGGTAGTTGACCGACAGGACGACATAGCCCTGGCTGGCGAGGTACTGATTGGTGGCGTAGGCGTTCGAGTAGTAGTCGGAATAGTGCCAGCCGAGCAGCATTTGGCGGGGCGGGCCGCCATGGACGTAAATGATGGCCGGACGTTTCCCGGTACCCGTCGAAGGCTCGAACAGCTGATTGTGAACTGTCACCCCGTCCGGGCTCTTGAAGACGACTTGTTTTGGCGTGACCAACCGCCCGGCCGGATACTCAGTGGGAATCCGGTCCTCCGCCAGCAGCCGGTGGGCGCCGCCGCCTAACGGCATGACGGAGGCCAGCGGAGGCCGGTCGGTCGTGGCGGAAATGAAAGCCAGGGTGCCGTCCCCGGTGACGGCCGGACTCCACTCCAATCCAGCCCCCGGCGTCATGACTTCGGCCGCCGCCCGGTCGACCGGTACCTTCACCACATGGCGGCGGTCGATGTCGAGCGGATCGATTCCGGCGTTGGCCGTGAAGACCATCCACCGGCCATCCGGCGACATCTTGATGTGCTCGGCCATGAACCGGCCCGGCGTCAGCAGCAGCGCCTCACCACCGGACTCGGCCATCGAATAGAGGTGGGGCCAGCCATCCTGGTACGACAGGAACACGATCCGGCCGGCGCCCCAGTGCAGGTTGGTGCCGCCGTCGGTGCCGGGCACCGAGCCCCGGAGGGTCTTCGGGGCGCTCCACAGCGGGACCGCCACTCCAGTCGCGACCTCGGCAGCGTAGATCGACCACGGTGCGGGGCGCCGGGCCAGCAGGGAATCGACCGCCCCGCCGGCTCCGGGGGTCCGGATGAAGGCTACCCGCCGCCCGTCGGGTGACCACCGCGGTGAGCGATCGCGGGTGTAGGACGGAGCGAGCCAGGCAATCGGGGTGTCTGAGCCGCCATAGACGCCAATGAACGAATGGTCGCCGCGGTTCGAGACGAAGGCGAGTTTCGACCCATCAGGCGACCACACAGGCGAGTCGTTGCTGCCCCGGGCGTTGAACAAGGGCTTGGCGGCTGCCGATCCGTCGACCGGTACCGAAAAGAGCTGGCCGCCCCGAACGAAAGCCACGACATCACTCCGCGGCGACATCACCGGTTCATCGCCGTCGGCGAGGAGCTTGGGTTCACCGCCGGCAAAGGGAACCGCCCAGATCTGGACCTTCGGCGGCACCGGCGCAAACGTCGGATTGACCGGGAGGCCGTCGTCCCAGTTGGACCCGTGGTCGCCGCCCCGGACATAGATCACCCACTGCCCGTTGGCCGACACGGCCATGCTGGTGAGTTCCTGGCCGTCGTCGGTTTGGTAGTTGGTCAGGCGCCGAGCCGCGTACGTCGGCCCCTCGGCAGCGTAGAGGTTCCGGAGGCCCCGCTCATTCAGCGCCCAGGCGATCCGCCCGCCGGTGGCGGCGGCCGCGAGTTCGTTCGGGAACGGATAGGACCGGATTTGCTCGAGCGTGAATCCGGATTGGGCCGCCACCGGCTGGATGGCGAGCCCGATGACGGCGACGACGGAGAGGAACGGGCGCATGAGGAACCTCGGGGTTTAGCTGACGCGAACGACCATCTTGCCAAGATTGGTACCGCTGAAGAGGCCGAGGAACGCCTCCGGCATCTTCTCGAATCTGTCCACGATCGTCTCGGTCCACTTCATCTTGCCGGCGGCAATCCAGCCGGTCATGTCCTTAATGAAATCCGGCTGCCGCTGGCCGTGGTCCATGACGATGAACCCCCGCACCGTAAGCCGTTTCTTCAGGATATCAGGGACGTTCCGGATGCCGGGGCCGGCCTCGGTGGCGTTGTACTGTGAGATCAACCCGCAGACCGCCACCCGGCCGAACGGCTTGGAACACGCGAGCGCCACTTCGAGGTGCTCGCCGCCGACGTTCTCGAACGTCACGTCAATGCCATCCGGCGCCGCCGCGAGGACGGCTTTTCGGAGATTCGGCGTGGTCCGGTAGTTGATTGTGACATCGACGCCGGCATTGGCCTTGAGCCAGGCCCCCTTCTCGTCGGAGCCAACCGAACCGATGACCGTGCAGCCGCGGGCCTTCGCGATCTGGCAGACCACCATGCCGACCGCACCGGCCGCGCCGGACACCAGCACCGTGTCGCCGTCCTTGAGTCCCCCGATATCGAGCAACCCGACATAGGCCGTGAGACCCGGCATGCCGAGGGTGCCGAGATACGCCTGGGGCGGGGCCACCGACACGTCGATTTTGACCAACCCCTTGCCGTCGCTCACGAAGCCCTCGCGCCAGCCTTCCATGCTCAACACGAGGGCCCCGACGGAAAAATCCGGGTGCGTCGATTCTTCGACCCGGCCGACGGCCCCGCCGCCCATCGCGACGTTCAGCTCAAACGGGGGGACGTAGCTCTTGGCATCGGTCATCCGCCCCCGCATGTAGGGATCGACGGACAGGAATTGGTTCTTGACCCGGAGCTGGCCCGGCCCGACCGGAGGGAGCTCCGTGGCAACCAGGGTAAAATCGGCGGCGGTGGGCATCCCGACCGGGCGCTGGTTGAGTTGGAACTCGCGGCTGATGACGGGCATGGGCTGTCTCCAGGTGGATCAGGGCCCTTGGATCGCGGCAATGCGGTCGACGACCGCGGCCGGAACCGGCGCCCTTTGGTTGGTGTCGTAGTTGAACGCGACGACGATGCCGGTACCCTCGGCGGCCACGGCGTCATGCCGGGTGCTGACGATTCGGAACTCCGTCGTGAGCCGGTCGGCGCCGACCGCCGAGATCCGGGTGCCGACGAGCACGCGATCGGGGTAGGTCACAGGAATCCGGAACCGGCAACTCACCGAGTGCAC containing:
- a CDS encoding S9 family peptidase; amino-acid sequence: MRPFLSVVAVIGLAIQPVAAQSGFTLEQIRSYPFPNELAAAATGGRIAWALNERGLRNLYAAEGPTYAARRLTNYQTDDGQELTSMAVSANGQWVIYVRGGDHGSNWDDGLPVNPTFAPVPPKVQIWAVPFAGGEPKLLADGDEPVMSPRSDVVAFVRGGQLFSVPVDGSAAAKPLFNARGSNDSPVWSPDGSKLAFVSNRGDHSFIGVYGGSDTPIAWLAPSYTRDRSPRWSPDGRRVAFIRTPGAGGAVDSLLARRPAPWSIYAAEVATGVAVPLWSAPKTLRGSVPGTDGGTNLHWGAGRIVFLSYQDGWPHLYSMAESGGEALLLTPGRFMAEHIKMSPDGRWMVFTANAGIDPLDIDRRHVVKVPVDRAAAEVMTPGAGLEWSPAVTGDGTLAFISATTDRPPLASVMPLGGGAHRLLAEDRIPTEYPAGRLVTPKQVVFKSPDGVTVHNQLFEPSTGTGKRPAIIYVHGGPPRQMLLGWHYSDYYSNAYATNQYLASQGYVVLSVNYRLGIGYGFEFHRPARAGAAGASEYIDVKAAAEWLARQPNVDPKRIGIYGGSYGGYLVALALGRDSRLFAAGVDIHGVHDQTVERTRNLLYPDRYERAPDADRASAVAWASSPVSSVKTWTSPVLIIHADDDRNVRFSQSTDLVRRLDAKGVPMETLVIVDDTHHFMRHANFLTVGSATVDFFRRKLQP
- a CDS encoding Uma2 family endonuclease, with product MPEQWLAIEVSGAGSRIYDREYKRDAYLEMGVREGWLVDINAKQICVSRPSAAKDTPHDANLVWRSPGGRELRIDVHALFRGVPTDR
- a CDS encoding NADP-dependent oxidoreductase, producing the protein MPVISREFQLNQRPVGMPTAADFTLVATELPPVGPGQLRVKNQFLSVDPYMRGRMTDAKSYVPPFELNVAMGGGAVGRVEESTHPDFSVGALVLSMEGWREGFVSDGKGLVKIDVSVAPPQAYLGTLGMPGLTAYVGLLDIGGLKDGDTVLVSGAAGAVGMVVCQIAKARGCTVIGSVGSDEKGAWLKANAGVDVTINYRTTPNLRKAVLAAAPDGIDVTFENVGGEHLEVALACSKPFGRVAVCGLISQYNATEAGPGIRNVPDILKKRLTVRGFIVMDHGQRQPDFIKDMTGWIAAGKMKWTETIVDRFEKMPEAFLGLFSGTNLGKMVVRVS
- a CDS encoding acyl-CoA thioesterase, whose amino-acid sequence is MTEPPTHPLLAGYPVVLAIEVAWGDMDAYQHVNNTVYLRYAESGRIAYFQTVGFRPGLAAPGVGPIVHSVSCRFRIPVTYPDRVLVGTRISAVGADRLTTEFRIVSTRHDAVAAEGTGIVVAFNYDTNQRAPVPAAVVDRIAAIQGP
- a CDS encoding carboxylesterase family protein, which translates into the protein MDQLSVLPARLYSRRGGTRNQARAHAEPHPERSMKAMTLTAAAVVLVATIAAGQTAPQAKADGETVQGEWSGDVAVFKGVPFAVPPVGALRWKPPVSRPAGSGARQATQFGASCMQTDRLGVWSKGIAAVFGTADKIFDEPLNPSEDCLYLNVWTQAPGSGAKPVMVWIHGGSNLNGSGSSNWYDGAALARRGVVVVSVNYRLGVFGFLAHPALAAESPQGAAGNYGLMDQLEALRWVKRNIRSFGGDPSRVTVFGESAGSIDIMHLMASPQAKGLFHRAIAQSGAPMAPMLDLKTSGGFGVALAKLVGADTAQDQLAALRAKPAADLLTAQDRMFAGGMLVGPNVDGSVLPDMTARIFERGEQLKVPLLAGTNALEMTTLRIYLPRFERTAEGYRKWVTQTAGAGAEKVLELFPASTAAEIESASLELSTHMLFTCPTRIAARAMTKAGQKTFMYQFTRVAPGGDKLGAFHAAEISYVFGNRLAWFPRDQTDEALSAVMGDYWIRFATTGNPNGGTGPTWPAHGGGREEYLELGNQVTPRADLKRDVCDALEPAMRSGWAKPTS